In Halococcus saccharolyticus DSM 5350, the following are encoded in one genomic region:
- the cbiG gene encoding cobalt-precorrin 5A hydrolase, whose amino-acid sequence MSTDTNETDSSETNEQNESSGHCSTPDSDGEVAEEIAIVSFERKLDIAREIEAGIGDDYDRVDIVEYHGDVFEEHWGEYDCFVGLMASGIAMRKTAPLLDSKWDDPAIVVVDEELTWAIPITGGHHGANQVAGDLAEMGAVPAMTTASEAAGEQGVESKAKALDAHVVNGDSTVATNLAVLNDDLGPVARLDGPRAVLVGDDITVLKRNSDAGVVLGTGTVSGVRAEQVRDAWAAALDDLDCGFDDVDFVATGTRKEDEEGLYEAAQEIGAGVVLFEKETLEGFEGPSPSRSKELIGWPGIAEASAIAGGRDHELAREKERFDDAVTVAVGR is encoded by the coding sequence ATGAGCACGGACACCAACGAGACGGATTCGAGTGAAACGAACGAACAGAACGAATCGAGCGGCCACTGCTCCACGCCGGATTCGGATGGCGAAGTGGCCGAAGAGATCGCCATCGTGAGCTTCGAGCGCAAGCTCGACATCGCCCGCGAGATCGAGGCGGGCATCGGTGACGACTACGACCGCGTCGACATCGTCGAGTACCACGGCGACGTCTTCGAGGAGCACTGGGGCGAGTACGACTGCTTCGTGGGCCTGATGGCCTCGGGCATCGCGATGCGCAAGACCGCGCCGCTGCTCGACAGCAAGTGGGACGACCCCGCGATCGTGGTCGTCGACGAGGAACTCACGTGGGCGATCCCGATCACGGGCGGCCACCACGGCGCGAACCAGGTCGCGGGCGATCTCGCCGAAATGGGTGCTGTCCCGGCGATGACGACCGCGAGCGAGGCCGCTGGCGAGCAGGGCGTCGAGAGCAAGGCGAAGGCGCTCGATGCGCACGTCGTCAACGGCGACTCGACGGTGGCGACCAACCTCGCGGTGCTGAACGACGACCTCGGCCCCGTCGCGCGGCTCGACGGCCCCCGAGCGGTGCTGGTCGGCGACGACATCACCGTTCTCAAGCGCAACAGCGACGCGGGCGTCGTGCTCGGGACGGGGACCGTCTCGGGCGTCCGAGCGGAGCAGGTCCGCGACGCGTGGGCGGCCGCTCTCGACGACCTCGATTGCGGGTTCGACGACGTCGATTTCGTCGCGACCGGCACCCGGAAGGAGGACGAGGAGGGCCTCTACGAGGCTGCACAGGAGATCGGAGCGGGGGTCGTGCTCTTCGAGAAAGAGACTCTGGAGGGGTTCGAGGGACCGTCGCCGTCGCGGTCGAAAGAGCTGATCGGGTGGCCGGGGATCGCCGAGGCGTCAGCGATCGCCGGCGGCCGTGACCACGAACTCGCGCGCGAAAAGGAGCGGTTCGACGACGCCGTGACCGTGGCGGTGGGGCGATAG
- the cbiT gene encoding precorrin-6Y C5,15-methyltransferase (decarboxylating) subunit CbiT, which translates to MSRVALPHDAKAGPTKSEVRAVLLEKLALTPTDHFVEVGSCTGAVTVAAARRAGRITALERKSERLAVTEKNLAANDVTADVELREAEAPDGLPEDADALFVGGSRNYEAVLDHAVATGVDRVVMNVSRLEVAGAATAAFRERDLLDEVVQFQVSHGYELAGATSFDADNPVYMLVGGAGDAADGGDGDSDGSETVDGETT; encoded by the coding sequence ATGTCGCGTGTAGCGCTTCCCCACGACGCGAAGGCCGGTCCGACCAAGTCGGAGGTGCGGGCCGTGCTGCTCGAGAAGCTCGCCCTGACGCCGACGGATCACTTCGTCGAGGTCGGTTCGTGTACCGGGGCCGTCACCGTTGCGGCGGCACGGCGCGCGGGTCGGATCACCGCGCTCGAACGCAAGTCCGAACGCCTTGCAGTAACCGAGAAAAACCTCGCGGCCAACGATGTCACTGCGGACGTCGAGCTCCGCGAAGCCGAAGCGCCCGACGGTCTGCCGGAGGATGCCGACGCGCTGTTCGTCGGCGGCAGTCGAAACTACGAGGCCGTGCTCGATCACGCCGTCGCAACCGGCGTCGATCGGGTCGTGATGAACGTCTCGCGGCTCGAAGTCGCCGGGGCGGCCACCGCGGCGTTCCGCGAGCGCGATCTCCTCGACGAGGTCGTCCAGTTCCAAGTGAGCCACGGGTACGAGCTCGCCGGCGCGACGAGTTTTGACGCCGACAACCCGGTGTACATGCTGGTCGGCGGAGCCGGTGACGCCGCCGACGGCGGTGACGGTGACAGCGACGGCAGTGAGACCGTCGATGGAGAAACGACATGA
- a CDS encoding YgaP family membrane protein: MERRDVSMFERNVGGLDRIARGVIGACLLAIAVGSFRADRRSTAIVAALGSAGLLFNFATARCGLNKLLSIDTCPRE, from the coding sequence ATGGAACGCCGAGATGTGAGCATGTTCGAGCGAAACGTCGGCGGTCTCGATCGGATCGCTCGTGGCGTGATCGGTGCGTGCCTCCTCGCGATCGCGGTTGGTTCGTTTCGTGCCGATCGGCGCTCGACGGCGATCGTCGCGGCACTCGGGAGCGCCGGACTGCTGTTCAATTTCGCCACGGCGCGCTGCGGGCTGAACAAGCTACTCAGCATCGACACCTGTCCGCGGGAGTGA
- a CDS encoding DUF7839 domain-containing protein codes for MTNADDAGDVGVLRSKRNATRYRILTQIAERQPAVSQREVADAIGVTSQAVSDYLKDLIDQDYVEKHGRGRYEVTNEGVDWLMSRTDELREFVDHVATDVIEEVDIDTALATAPITTGETVSRTMREGVMCATPGGTGNATAVAVTDAEAGEDVGITEFAGVLDYDLGMVTVLSVPQIQDGGSAALDPETIADAAADHDLVATAGTEALAAARAADVDPDIRFGTATAVREAATKGLDVCLLAVADQLSAHTGELRDGNVSYEVVDTAT; via the coding sequence ATGACGAACGCGGACGACGCCGGGGACGTGGGGGTGCTCCGGAGCAAGCGCAACGCCACCCGGTATCGGATTCTCACGCAGATCGCCGAGCGCCAGCCGGCGGTCAGCCAGCGCGAGGTCGCCGACGCGATCGGTGTCACCTCCCAGGCCGTGAGCGACTACCTGAAGGACCTGATCGACCAGGACTACGTCGAGAAACACGGCCGTGGACGGTACGAGGTCACCAACGAAGGCGTCGACTGGCTGATGTCTCGGACCGACGAACTCCGCGAGTTCGTGGACCACGTCGCCACGGACGTCATCGAGGAGGTCGACATCGATACCGCGCTGGCGACGGCCCCGATCACTACGGGCGAAACGGTCTCGCGCACGATGCGGGAGGGCGTGATGTGCGCGACGCCTGGCGGTACCGGGAACGCAACCGCGGTTGCAGTCACCGACGCCGAAGCTGGCGAGGATGTCGGAATCACGGAGTTCGCGGGCGTGCTCGATTACGATCTCGGGATGGTGACGGTGCTGTCGGTCCCGCAGATTCAGGACGGGGGGAGTGCGGCGCTCGATCCCGAGACGATCGCCGACGCCGCTGCGGACCACGATCTGGTGGCGACGGCGGGGACCGAGGCGCTGGCCGCGGCGCGGGCGGCGGACGTCGACCCCGACATCCGGTTCGGGACGGCGACTGCGGTCCGGGAGGCTGCCACGAAAGGACTCGATGTCTGTCTTCTCGCCGTCGCGGACCAGCTGTCGGCCCACACCGGCGAACTCCGCGACGGCAACGTGAGCTACGAAGTCGTGGATACGGCCACGTAG
- a CDS encoding cobalt-precorrin-4/precorrin-4 C(11)-methyltransferase — translation MTDPQDAIDAAGDVREAERDPRIGERTAGEIQDGIPFIGAGPGDPGLLTVTGRELVETADLVVHAGSLVNSELLDAYCADAEQVSSIGKDLEELIPLMRDAYETGRSVVRLHSGDPAIYGAALEQMDALEHEGVPTYLVPGVTSAFAASATLRTQLTLNGVANHVAFTRPRGETLDPDEDHIGEFVEMGDVTTCIYLGTHAIAETMERLVEMGHDLDTPVAVVYHASWPDEDVIEGTIGTIGERVAAAGYRASAMVIIGDAATGAGYERSYLYGDWANRGTDENESEADD, via the coding sequence ATGACCGATCCTCAAGACGCGATCGATGCGGCGGGCGACGTCCGCGAGGCGGAGCGCGATCCGCGCATCGGCGAGCGAACCGCCGGCGAGATCCAAGACGGAATTCCGTTCATCGGAGCCGGGCCGGGCGATCCCGGCCTGCTGACGGTCACTGGCCGAGAGCTGGTCGAGACCGCCGATCTCGTGGTCCATGCGGGATCGCTGGTCAACAGCGAACTCCTCGACGCGTACTGTGCGGACGCCGAGCAGGTGTCGAGCATCGGGAAGGACTTGGAGGAGCTGATTCCGTTGATGCGCGACGCCTACGAGACCGGACGGAGCGTCGTGCGGCTCCACAGCGGCGATCCCGCGATCTACGGTGCGGCTCTCGAACAGATGGACGCGCTCGAACACGAAGGCGTGCCCACCTACCTCGTGCCGGGCGTGACGTCGGCGTTCGCGGCGAGCGCGACGCTCCGGACCCAGCTCACCCTCAACGGCGTGGCGAACCACGTCGCGTTCACCCGCCCGCGGGGCGAGACCCTCGATCCCGACGAGGATCACATCGGCGAGTTCGTCGAGATGGGCGACGTCACGACCTGCATCTACCTCGGAACCCACGCGATCGCCGAGACGATGGAGCGGCTGGTCGAGATGGGTCACGATCTCGATACCCCCGTGGCCGTCGTCTACCACGCCTCGTGGCCCGACGAGGATGTCATCGAGGGCACGATCGGGACCATCGGCGAGCGAGTCGCGGCGGCGGGCTACCGGGCCTCGGCGATGGTCATCATCGGCGACGCGGCGACGGGCGCGGGCTACGAGCGATCGTACCTCTACGGCGACTGGGCGAACCGAGGCACGGATGAAAATGAGAGCGAGGCGGACGATTGA
- a CDS encoding alkaline phosphatase family protein, with translation MGLFDRIRGDDAPRVAFFGIDGVPYSLIEDNPDVFENLTALAREGSSGAIDSIVPPESSACWPSLTTGVNPGETGVYGFQDREVGSYETYVPMGRDVQATRVWDRVEDEGRDATVMNVPVTFPPQRDVQRMVSGFLSPGVDEAAYPDELRDTLNGLDYRIDNNAKLGHDDDKSEFIEDAHATLDARFEAFSHYVEQDDWDLLFGVFMTTDRVNHFLFEDYERDGEYKEEFFEFYKKVDEYLGRLREMLPDDVTMAVASDHGFTVQDHEVHFNEWLHQNGWLDYEDDDHESLADISDDTEAYAFIPGRFYINLEGREPRGAVAEEDYEEKRTELKKALETLEGPDGRKVCERVVEKEDAFRGAHDDIAPDLVAIPNHGFDLKAGFSGHGSVFDTGPRNGMHSFDNACLFVDDPNARVGDDTDLFDIAPTLLDAMEIDYDRSEFDGSSLA, from the coding sequence ATGGGACTGTTCGACCGCATCCGTGGCGACGACGCCCCGCGCGTCGCCTTCTTCGGTATCGACGGGGTTCCGTACAGCCTGATCGAGGACAACCCGGACGTCTTCGAGAACCTCACCGCGCTCGCCCGCGAGGGGAGTTCGGGCGCGATCGATTCGATCGTGCCTCCCGAATCGAGCGCGTGCTGGCCCTCGCTCACGACTGGCGTCAACCCCGGCGAGACCGGCGTCTACGGCTTCCAGGACCGAGAAGTTGGCTCGTACGAGACCTACGTTCCGATGGGCCGAGACGTCCAGGCGACTCGTGTCTGGGATCGTGTCGAGGACGAGGGCCGCGACGCAACCGTGATGAACGTCCCCGTGACCTTCCCACCCCAGCGTGACGTCCAGCGGATGGTTTCGGGTTTCCTCTCGCCCGGCGTCGACGAGGCCGCCTACCCCGACGAACTCCGGGACACCCTCAACGGGCTCGACTACCGGATCGACAACAACGCGAAACTCGGTCACGACGACGACAAAAGCGAGTTCATCGAGGACGCCCACGCCACGCTTGACGCCCGGTTCGAAGCCTTTTCGCACTACGTCGAGCAGGACGACTGGGACCTCCTCTTCGGCGTGTTCATGACCACCGACCGGGTGAATCACTTCCTGTTCGAGGACTACGAGCGCGACGGCGAGTACAAAGAGGAGTTCTTCGAGTTCTACAAGAAGGTCGACGAGTACCTCGGTCGGCTGCGCGAGATGCTCCCCGACGACGTCACGATGGCGGTCGCCTCCGATCACGGCTTCACAGTCCAGGACCACGAGGTTCACTTCAACGAGTGGCTCCACCAGAACGGCTGGCTCGACTACGAAGACGACGATCACGAGAGTCTCGCGGACATCTCCGACGACACCGAGGCGTACGCGTTCATCCCGGGTCGGTTCTACATCAACCTCGAAGGCCGCGAGCCACGCGGCGCGGTCGCCGAAGAGGACTACGAGGAGAAACGCACCGAGCTCAAGAAGGCGCTCGAAACGCTCGAAGGCCCCGACGGCCGGAAGGTCTGCGAGCGCGTCGTCGAGAAGGAGGACGCCTTCCGCGGGGCCCACGACGATATCGCCCCCGATCTCGTCGCCATCCCGAACCACGGCTTTGACCTCAAGGCCGGCTTCTCGGGTCACGGCAGCGTCTTCGACACCGGCCCGCGCAACGGGATGCACAGCTTCGACAACGCCTGCCTGTTCGTCGACGATCCGAACGCCCGCGTCGGTGACGACACCGACCTGTTCGACATCGCGCCCACGCTGCTCGACGCGATGGAGATCGACTACGACCGCAGCGAGTTCGACGGATCGAGCCTCGCCTAA
- a CDS encoding inorganic diphosphatase, which yields MTNLWEDLETGPDPPEEIYAVVECLKGERNKYEYDKDVPGVVLDRVLHSNVHYPSDYGFIPQSYYDDEDPFDVLVLVEDQTFPGCIIEARPVALMKMDDDGEQDDKVIAVPSEDPRYDHIEDLEDITQQQLDEIDEFFETYKNLEEGKEVETQGWEDRQAAYDAIEHAQDLYAEQFG from the coding sequence ATGACGAATCTCTGGGAAGACCTCGAAACGGGCCCCGATCCGCCCGAGGAGATCTACGCAGTCGTCGAGTGTCTCAAAGGCGAGCGCAACAAGTATGAGTACGACAAGGACGTGCCCGGCGTCGTCCTCGACCGGGTGCTCCACTCCAACGTCCACTACCCCTCCGACTACGGGTTCATCCCGCAGAGCTACTACGACGACGAGGACCCCTTCGACGTCCTCGTGTTGGTCGAGGATCAGACGTTCCCCGGCTGTATCATCGAGGCCCGCCCCGTGGCCCTGATGAAAATGGACGACGACGGCGAGCAGGACGACAAAGTCATCGCCGTCCCGAGCGAGGACCCCCGCTACGACCACATCGAAGATCTGGAGGACATCACCCAGCAACAACTCGACGAGATCGACGAGTTCTTCGAGACCTACAAGAACTTGGAGGAAGGGAAGGAAGTCGAGACGCAGGGCTGGGAGGATCGACAGGCGGCCTACGACGCGATCGAACACGCTCAGGACCTCTACGCCGAACAGTTCGGCTGA
- a CDS encoding PadR family transcriptional regulator produces the protein MSEAQAAPDRSIARDLTAFQQNILVILSDEPMYGLAIKRQLEEYYDSEVNHGRLYPNLDDLVELDLVAKSELDKRTNQYELTDPGYEAVVDKLDWTFSKFVTDAGRADTVRDLVDDNA, from the coding sequence ATGTCAGAGGCACAAGCGGCACCGGACCGGAGTATCGCACGCGACTTGACGGCTTTCCAACAAAACATCCTCGTCATCCTGTCCGACGAGCCGATGTACGGCCTGGCGATCAAGCGCCAGCTCGAAGAGTACTACGACTCGGAAGTCAACCACGGGCGACTCTACCCCAACCTCGACGACCTCGTGGAGCTGGATCTGGTCGCCAAGAGCGAACTCGACAAGCGCACCAACCAGTACGAGCTCACCGACCCGGGCTACGAGGCCGTTGTCGACAAGCTCGACTGGACGTTCTCGAAGTTCGTGACCGACGCCGGGCGCGCCGACACCGTGCGCGACCTCGTCGACGACAACGCATAA
- the cobJ gene encoding precorrin-3B C(17)-methyltransferase, translated as MSTDDTTDTMTETEASTDAGTTTTSAESECGASSSTTESKCGASNADESTSNCGGSTAETTDEKVGSTVADFDADPGRLIAVGLGPGEPEGMTSRAKAALANAEHIVGYTTYVDLLPEGITDDADDIHSTPMCGEVSRTEEAVDRALAGHEVAIIGSGDPNVYALAGLALEILESKGATASMVDFDVVPGVPAAQSCAARVGAPLVNDTVSVSLSDHLTPMETIESRLHAVASEGFTIAVYNPWSRKRRENFETCCEILLEHRDPSTPVGVVHGASREDEAAEIVELSELKELGETDLIDMTTTFLVGNEETYVWDGRMVTPRGYESKYDY; from the coding sequence ATGAGCACCGACGACACCACTGACACGATGACGGAAACCGAGGCGAGCACAGACGCGGGAACCACCACGACAAGCGCCGAGAGCGAGTGCGGGGCGTCGAGTTCGACGACGGAATCGAAGTGTGGTGCATCGAATGCCGACGAATCCACCTCGAACTGCGGTGGTTCGACGGCGGAGACGACCGACGAGAAGGTGGGGTCGACGGTCGCGGACTTCGACGCCGATCCCGGCCGACTGATCGCTGTCGGTCTCGGGCCCGGCGAACCCGAGGGGATGACGAGTCGTGCGAAAGCGGCGCTCGCTAATGCCGAACACATTGTGGGCTACACCACGTATGTCGATCTGCTGCCCGAGGGGATCACCGACGACGCCGACGACATCCACTCGACGCCGATGTGCGGCGAGGTCTCTCGGACGGAGGAGGCAGTCGATCGCGCCCTCGCGGGCCACGAGGTCGCCATCATCGGAAGCGGCGATCCGAACGTCTACGCCCTCGCGGGCCTCGCGCTCGAAATCCTCGAATCGAAGGGTGCGACCGCCTCGATGGTCGACTTCGACGTTGTTCCCGGCGTGCCCGCGGCCCAGTCCTGTGCCGCGCGCGTCGGTGCACCGCTGGTGAACGACACGGTGAGCGTCTCACTGTCGGATCACCTCACGCCGATGGAAACCATCGAATCCCGGCTCCACGCGGTTGCGAGCGAGGGGTTCACGATCGCGGTCTACAACCCGTGGAGCCGGAAGCGCCGGGAGAACTTCGAGACGTGCTGTGAAATCCTGCTCGAACACCGCGATCCGTCGACGCCGGTCGGGGTCGTTCACGGTGCGAGCCGCGAGGACGAGGCGGCCGAAATCGTCGAGCTGAGTGAGCTGAAGGAACTCGGCGAAACCGACTTGATCGACATGACGACGACGTTCCTCGTCGGCAACGAAGAGACGTACGTCTGGGACGGCCGGATGGTCACTCCACGTGGCTACGAGTCGAAGTATGACTACTGA
- a CDS encoding cobalt-factor II C(20)-methyltransferase: MTLYGVGLGPGEADLLTIRGKRVLETADVVYSPGRLSRSVAVEHVSDERIGDLDFPMTRDEEELRRAWRAAALEIAPRARDGTAAFVTLGDPNVYSTFGHLRRTLAAFHPDVGIEIVPGVSAVTAFATALGVEIAAGASLALREAARGAAPTGPDRMILFKVTDAPTTHEGLHEVGYDVVYGRRLFMEQGETIVTEDPDAIAERDYYTLAYAEKHDLDTTPATGAFEKDESAGVPVAESGAETSDGGSDGPSRTAADARAGTTDSHGAGSVAVAECAEGEGCGDETPEVRSR, translated from the coding sequence ATGACCCTCTACGGTGTCGGACTCGGCCCCGGCGAGGCGGACCTCCTCACCATCCGTGGCAAGCGCGTACTCGAAACGGCCGACGTGGTCTACTCACCGGGTCGCCTCTCGCGGTCGGTGGCGGTCGAGCACGTTTCCGACGAACGCATCGGGGATCTCGACTTCCCGATGACCCGCGACGAGGAGGAACTCCGGCGAGCGTGGCGGGCGGCCGCCTTGGAGATCGCACCGCGAGCGCGTGACGGAACGGCCGCCTTCGTTACCCTCGGCGATCCCAACGTCTACTCGACGTTCGGCCACCTCCGACGGACGCTCGCGGCGTTTCATCCCGACGTCGGGATCGAGATCGTCCCCGGCGTGAGCGCGGTCACTGCCTTTGCGACCGCACTCGGCGTCGAGATCGCGGCAGGCGCGAGCCTCGCGCTCCGCGAGGCCGCCCGCGGTGCGGCTCCGACGGGACCCGATCGCATGATTTTGTTCAAAGTCACCGACGCGCCGACGACTCACGAGGGACTCCACGAAGTGGGCTACGACGTGGTGTACGGCCGCCGGCTGTTCATGGAACAAGGCGAGACCATCGTGACCGAGGACCCCGACGCGATCGCCGAGCGGGACTACTACACCCTGGCCTACGCCGAGAAGCACGATCTCGACACCACACCGGCGACCGGCGCGTTCGAGAAAGACGAGTCTGCAGGCGTTCCCGTGGCGGAATCGGGGGCAGAAACCAGCGACGGCGGGTCGGACGGACCGAGTCGAACGGCGGCCGACGCTCGGGCCGGAACCACCGACAGCCACGGAGCGGGGAGCGTTGCCGTCGCGGAGTGTGCCGAAGGCGAGGGCTGCGGCGACGAGACGCCGGAGGTCCGCTCCCGATGA